Proteins from a single region of Acanthochromis polyacanthus isolate Apoly-LR-REF ecotype Palm Island chromosome 11, KAUST_Apoly_ChrSc, whole genome shotgun sequence:
- the LOC110955707 gene encoding nucleolar protein dao-5-like isoform X5 — protein sequence MDCSPAEVTDRVVQESTGNNSSSSEDDFIPLSKLLMKQPNEGKKSRDNSHSFTSDANANSTKDKTLDDSSDDEPLIKKKTTFAPPKKVEKKENTPPRSNGTNNKSTDGDSDNEPLIRKASSKPEKKLPKESDDTKKTDANTDDDSDNEPLIKKASSRPAKKPSSVPPKKSADRKKKDLNTDDDSDNGPLIKKGSSKAAKKPPKESADAKKTDSNTDDDSDNEPLVKKVRVSSRAAKKPPAKKSVDTKTTDSNTDEDSDYEPLIKKAKASSRPAKKPPSKKPADRKKTDSNTDEDSDYDPLIKKAKVSSRPAKKPLSKNFADRKKTDSNTDDDSDNEPKNAKVSSRAAKKPPSKKSVDTKTTDSNTDDDSDNEPKKAKASSRPAKKPPSKKPADRKKTDSNTDEDSDNEPLIKKAKVSSRPAKKPPSKKPAERKKTESPDEDDSSDDEPLNETAKRLPRKTKAAVVPASPVIKSKRTAARKKVKYADSSSDSSDDEQLVAIKRKNGNKKAITKRKDRSRKDSSSSGGRSDDDDDVPLVKVTSKKSKPVKRNTKRSTVSRSSASKKRQDLSDESSEDEALINLAKKTQRKTKAKASTPRKRKAAARKPTKKTVTDSSNSSSDDEPLMETHPPHPQVTKILKVLLERCDCEAAGATGSLKETRTEETPAAEKPTEEDSEGKKDSSDEEKVEETSSSI from the exons GGAATAACAGCTCCAGCTCTGAGGATGATTTCATCCCTTTGTCAAAGCTCCTGATGAAACAACCCAACGAGGGGAAGAAGTCACGTGACAACAGCCACAGCTTCACCTCTGACGCCAACGCTAATTCAACAAAGGACAAAA CTTTGGATGATTCTTCAGACGATGAGCCgctgataaaaaagaaaaccaccTTTGCACCACCCAAGAAAgtagagaaaaaggaaaacacaccgCCCAGATCTAATGGCACAAATAACAAGAGCACAG ATGGTGATTCAGATAACGAACCTCTGATTAGAAAAGCCTCCTCCAAACCTGAAAAGAAACTGCCGAAAGAATCTGATGATACGAAGAAGACAG ATGCGAACACAGACGACGACTCGGACAACGAACCTCTGATTAAAAAGGCCTCCTCCAGACCTGCAAAGAAACCTTCCTCAGTGCcaccaaaaaaatctgctgaCAGGAAGAAGAAAG ATTTGAACACAGATGATGACTCGGACAACGGACCTCTGATAAAAAAAGGGTCTTCCAAAGCTGCAAAGAAGCCGCCAAAAGAATCTGCTGATGCAAAGAAGACAG atTCGAACACAGATGACGATTCTGACAATGAACCTCTGGTTAAAAAGGTCAGAGTCTCCTCCAGAGCTGCAAAGAAACCTCCTGCAAAGAAATCTGTTGACACAAAGACAACAG ATTCAAACACAGATGAAGATTCTGACTACGAGCCTCTGATTAAAAAGGCCAAAGCCTCCTCCAGACCTGCAAAGAAACCTCCCTCAAAAAAACCTGCTGACAGGAAGAAGACAG attCAAACACAGATGAGGATTCTGACTACGATCCTCTGATTAAAAAGGCCAAAGTCTCCTCCAGACCTGCAAAGAAACCTCTCTCAAAAAATTTTGCTGACAGGAAGAAGACAG ATTCAAACACAGATGATGACTCTGACAATGAGCCTAAAAACGCCAAAGTCTCCTCCAGAGCTGCAAAGAAACCTCCCTCAAAAAAGTCTGTTGATACGAAGACGACAG ATTCAAACACAGATGATGACTCTGACAATGAACCTAAAAAGGCCAAAGCCTCCTCCAGACCTGCAAAGAAACCTCCCTCAAAAAAACCTGCTGACAGGAAGAAGACAG attCAAACACAGATGAGGATTCTGACAATGAGCCTCTGATTAAAAAGGCCAAAGTCTCCTCTAGACCTGCAAAGAAACCTCCCTCAAAAAAACCTGCTGAGAGGAAGAAGACAG AGTCACCGGATGAGGATGACAGTTCTGATGATGAACCTCTGAATGAAACTGCCAAGAGACTTCCCCGTAAGACAAAAGCAGCCGTTGTCCCAGCGAGCCCAGTTATTAAATCCAAAAGGACTGCAGCAAGGAAAAAAG tTAAATACGCCGACTCTTCCAGCGACAGCTCAGACGATGAGCAGCTGGTGGCCATAAAGAGGAAGAATGGAAATAAGAAAGCGATAACGAAACGTAAAGACAGATCACGAAAAG ATTCGTCATCCTCAGGCGGCAGGTcagacgatgatgatgatgttcctTTGGTGAAAGTCACCTCAAAGAAAAGTAAACCAgtgaagagaaacacaaaaaggagCACCGTGTCCCGGAGCAGTGCATCAAAAAAGAGACAAG ATCTCAGTGATGAAAGCTCAGAAGACGAAGCTTTGATTAATCtggcaaaaaagacacaaagaaaaacaaaagccaaGGCTTCGACTCCGAGGAAGAGGAAGGCAGCTGCTAGAAAGCCAACAAAGAAGACAGTGACAG ATTCATCAAACAGCAGTTCAGATGATGAGCCTTTAATGGAGACCCACCCACCACACCCACAAGTGACCAAAATCCTCAAAGTCCTACTAGAGAGGTGTGACTGTGAGGCCGCTGGAGCAACAGGGAGCTTGAAGGAAACCAGAACAG AGGAAACACCGGCGGCTGAAAAACCCACGGAGGAAGACTCCGAGGGTAAGAAGGATTCATCAGACGAAGAAAAAGTGGAAGAAACAAGCTCCTCCATCTAA
- the LOC110955707 gene encoding nucleolar protein dao-5-like isoform X1, translating to MDCSPAEVTDRVVQESTGNNSSSSEDDFIPLSKLLMKQPNEGKKSRDNSHSFTSDANANSTKDKTLDDSSDDEPLIKKKTTFAPPKKVEKKENTPPRSNGTNNKSTDGDSDNEPLIRKASSKPEKKLPKESDDTKKTDANTDDDSDNEPLIKKASSRPAKKPSSVPPKKSADRKKKDLNTDDESDNEPLVKKVSSKPARKSVSVPPKKSVDRKKTDLNTDDDSDNGPLIKKGSSKAAKKPPKESADAKKTDSNTDDDSDNEPLVKKVRVSSRAAKKPPAKKSVDTKTTDSNTDEDSDYEPLIKKAKASSRPAKKPPSKKPADRKKTDSNTDEDSDYDPLIKKAKVSSRPAKKPLSKNFADRKKTDSNTDDDSDNEPKNAKVSSRAAKKPPSKKSVDTKTTDSNTDDDSDNEPKKAKASSRPAKKPPSKKPADRKKTDSNTDEDSDNEPLIKKAKVSSRPAKKPPSKKPAERKKTESPDEDDSSDDEPLNETAKRLPRKTKAAVVPASPVIKSKRTAARKKVKYADSSSDSSDDEQLVAIKRKNGNKKAITKRKDRSRKDSSSSGGRSDDDDDVPLVKVTSKKSKPVKRNTKRSTVSRSSASKKRQDLSDESSEDEALINLAKKTQRKTKAKASTPRKRKAAARKPTKKTVTDSSNSSSDDEPLMETHPPHPQVTKILKVLLERCDCEAAGATGSLKETRTEETPAAEKPTEEDSEGKKDSSDEEKVEETSSSI from the exons GGAATAACAGCTCCAGCTCTGAGGATGATTTCATCCCTTTGTCAAAGCTCCTGATGAAACAACCCAACGAGGGGAAGAAGTCACGTGACAACAGCCACAGCTTCACCTCTGACGCCAACGCTAATTCAACAAAGGACAAAA CTTTGGATGATTCTTCAGACGATGAGCCgctgataaaaaagaaaaccaccTTTGCACCACCCAAGAAAgtagagaaaaaggaaaacacaccgCCCAGATCTAATGGCACAAATAACAAGAGCACAG ATGGTGATTCAGATAACGAACCTCTGATTAGAAAAGCCTCCTCCAAACCTGAAAAGAAACTGCCGAAAGAATCTGATGATACGAAGAAGACAG ATGCGAACACAGACGACGACTCGGACAACGAACCTCTGATTAAAAAGGCCTCCTCCAGACCTGCAAAGAAACCTTCCTCAGTGCcaccaaaaaaatctgctgaCAGGAAGAAGAAAG ATTTGAACACAGATGATGAGTCAGATAACGAACCTCTGGTCAAAAAAGTCTCCTCCAAACCCGCAAGGAAGTCGGTCTCAGTGCcaccaaaaaaatctgttgatAGGAAGAAGACAG ATTTGAACACAGATGATGACTCGGACAACGGACCTCTGATAAAAAAAGGGTCTTCCAAAGCTGCAAAGAAGCCGCCAAAAGAATCTGCTGATGCAAAGAAGACAG atTCGAACACAGATGACGATTCTGACAATGAACCTCTGGTTAAAAAGGTCAGAGTCTCCTCCAGAGCTGCAAAGAAACCTCCTGCAAAGAAATCTGTTGACACAAAGACAACAG ATTCAAACACAGATGAAGATTCTGACTACGAGCCTCTGATTAAAAAGGCCAAAGCCTCCTCCAGACCTGCAAAGAAACCTCCCTCAAAAAAACCTGCTGACAGGAAGAAGACAG attCAAACACAGATGAGGATTCTGACTACGATCCTCTGATTAAAAAGGCCAAAGTCTCCTCCAGACCTGCAAAGAAACCTCTCTCAAAAAATTTTGCTGACAGGAAGAAGACAG ATTCAAACACAGATGATGACTCTGACAATGAGCCTAAAAACGCCAAAGTCTCCTCCAGAGCTGCAAAGAAACCTCCCTCAAAAAAGTCTGTTGATACGAAGACGACAG ATTCAAACACAGATGATGACTCTGACAATGAACCTAAAAAGGCCAAAGCCTCCTCCAGACCTGCAAAGAAACCTCCCTCAAAAAAACCTGCTGACAGGAAGAAGACAG attCAAACACAGATGAGGATTCTGACAATGAGCCTCTGATTAAAAAGGCCAAAGTCTCCTCTAGACCTGCAAAGAAACCTCCCTCAAAAAAACCTGCTGAGAGGAAGAAGACAG AGTCACCGGATGAGGATGACAGTTCTGATGATGAACCTCTGAATGAAACTGCCAAGAGACTTCCCCGTAAGACAAAAGCAGCCGTTGTCCCAGCGAGCCCAGTTATTAAATCCAAAAGGACTGCAGCAAGGAAAAAAG tTAAATACGCCGACTCTTCCAGCGACAGCTCAGACGATGAGCAGCTGGTGGCCATAAAGAGGAAGAATGGAAATAAGAAAGCGATAACGAAACGTAAAGACAGATCACGAAAAG ATTCGTCATCCTCAGGCGGCAGGTcagacgatgatgatgatgttcctTTGGTGAAAGTCACCTCAAAGAAAAGTAAACCAgtgaagagaaacacaaaaaggagCACCGTGTCCCGGAGCAGTGCATCAAAAAAGAGACAAG ATCTCAGTGATGAAAGCTCAGAAGACGAAGCTTTGATTAATCtggcaaaaaagacacaaagaaaaacaaaagccaaGGCTTCGACTCCGAGGAAGAGGAAGGCAGCTGCTAGAAAGCCAACAAAGAAGACAGTGACAG ATTCATCAAACAGCAGTTCAGATGATGAGCCTTTAATGGAGACCCACCCACCACACCCACAAGTGACCAAAATCCTCAAAGTCCTACTAGAGAGGTGTGACTGTGAGGCCGCTGGAGCAACAGGGAGCTTGAAGGAAACCAGAACAG AGGAAACACCGGCGGCTGAAAAACCCACGGAGGAAGACTCCGAGGGTAAGAAGGATTCATCAGACGAAGAAAAAGTGGAAGAAACAAGCTCCTCCATCTAA
- the LOC110955707 gene encoding nucleolar protein dao-5-like isoform X7, giving the protein MDCSPAEVTDRVVQESTGNNSSSSEDDFIPLSKLLMKQPNEGKKSRDNSHSFTSDANANSTKDKTLDDSSDDEPLIKKKTTFAPPKKVEKKENTPPRSNGTNNKSTDGDSDNEPLIRKASSKPEKKLPKESDDTKKTDANTDDDSDNEPLIKKASSRPAKKPSSVPPKKSADRKKKDLNTDDESDNEPLVKKVSSKPARKSVSVPPKKSVDRKKTDLNTDDDSDNGPLIKKGSSKAAKKPPKESADAKKTDSNTDDDSDNEPLVKKVRVSSRAAKKPPAKKSVDTKTTDSNTDEDSDYEPLIKKAKASSRPAKKPPSKKPADRKKTDSNTDDDSDNEPKKAKASSRPAKKPPSKKPADRKKTDSNTDEDSDNEPLIKKAKVSSRPAKKPPSKKPAERKKTESPDEDDSSDDEPLNETAKRLPRKTKAAVVPASPVIKSKRTAARKKVKYADSSSDSSDDEQLVAIKRKNGNKKAITKRKDRSRKDSSSSGGRSDDDDDVPLVKVTSKKSKPVKRNTKRSTVSRSSASKKRQDLSDESSEDEALINLAKKTQRKTKAKASTPRKRKAAARKPTKKTVTDSSNSSSDDEPLMETHPPHPQVTKILKVLLERCDCEAAGATGSLKETRTEETPAAEKPTEEDSEGKKDSSDEEKVEETSSSI; this is encoded by the exons GGAATAACAGCTCCAGCTCTGAGGATGATTTCATCCCTTTGTCAAAGCTCCTGATGAAACAACCCAACGAGGGGAAGAAGTCACGTGACAACAGCCACAGCTTCACCTCTGACGCCAACGCTAATTCAACAAAGGACAAAA CTTTGGATGATTCTTCAGACGATGAGCCgctgataaaaaagaaaaccaccTTTGCACCACCCAAGAAAgtagagaaaaaggaaaacacaccgCCCAGATCTAATGGCACAAATAACAAGAGCACAG ATGGTGATTCAGATAACGAACCTCTGATTAGAAAAGCCTCCTCCAAACCTGAAAAGAAACTGCCGAAAGAATCTGATGATACGAAGAAGACAG ATGCGAACACAGACGACGACTCGGACAACGAACCTCTGATTAAAAAGGCCTCCTCCAGACCTGCAAAGAAACCTTCCTCAGTGCcaccaaaaaaatctgctgaCAGGAAGAAGAAAG ATTTGAACACAGATGATGAGTCAGATAACGAACCTCTGGTCAAAAAAGTCTCCTCCAAACCCGCAAGGAAGTCGGTCTCAGTGCcaccaaaaaaatctgttgatAGGAAGAAGACAG ATTTGAACACAGATGATGACTCGGACAACGGACCTCTGATAAAAAAAGGGTCTTCCAAAGCTGCAAAGAAGCCGCCAAAAGAATCTGCTGATGCAAAGAAGACAG atTCGAACACAGATGACGATTCTGACAATGAACCTCTGGTTAAAAAGGTCAGAGTCTCCTCCAGAGCTGCAAAGAAACCTCCTGCAAAGAAATCTGTTGACACAAAGACAACAG ATTCAAACACAGATGAAGATTCTGACTACGAGCCTCTGATTAAAAAGGCCAAAGCCTCCTCCAGACCTGCAAAGAAACCTCCCTCAAAAAAACCTGCTGACAGGAAGAAGACAG ATTCAAACACAGATGATGACTCTGACAATGAACCTAAAAAGGCCAAAGCCTCCTCCAGACCTGCAAAGAAACCTCCCTCAAAAAAACCTGCTGACAGGAAGAAGACAG attCAAACACAGATGAGGATTCTGACAATGAGCCTCTGATTAAAAAGGCCAAAGTCTCCTCTAGACCTGCAAAGAAACCTCCCTCAAAAAAACCTGCTGAGAGGAAGAAGACAG AGTCACCGGATGAGGATGACAGTTCTGATGATGAACCTCTGAATGAAACTGCCAAGAGACTTCCCCGTAAGACAAAAGCAGCCGTTGTCCCAGCGAGCCCAGTTATTAAATCCAAAAGGACTGCAGCAAGGAAAAAAG tTAAATACGCCGACTCTTCCAGCGACAGCTCAGACGATGAGCAGCTGGTGGCCATAAAGAGGAAGAATGGAAATAAGAAAGCGATAACGAAACGTAAAGACAGATCACGAAAAG ATTCGTCATCCTCAGGCGGCAGGTcagacgatgatgatgatgttcctTTGGTGAAAGTCACCTCAAAGAAAAGTAAACCAgtgaagagaaacacaaaaaggagCACCGTGTCCCGGAGCAGTGCATCAAAAAAGAGACAAG ATCTCAGTGATGAAAGCTCAGAAGACGAAGCTTTGATTAATCtggcaaaaaagacacaaagaaaaacaaaagccaaGGCTTCGACTCCGAGGAAGAGGAAGGCAGCTGCTAGAAAGCCAACAAAGAAGACAGTGACAG ATTCATCAAACAGCAGTTCAGATGATGAGCCTTTAATGGAGACCCACCCACCACACCCACAAGTGACCAAAATCCTCAAAGTCCTACTAGAGAGGTGTGACTGTGAGGCCGCTGGAGCAACAGGGAGCTTGAAGGAAACCAGAACAG AGGAAACACCGGCGGCTGAAAAACCCACGGAGGAAGACTCCGAGGGTAAGAAGGATTCATCAGACGAAGAAAAAGTGGAAGAAACAAGCTCCTCCATCTAA
- the LOC110955707 gene encoding nucleolar protein dao-5-like isoform X2 gives MDCSPAEVTDRVVQESTGNNSSSSEDDFIPLSKLLMKQPNEGKKSRDNSHSFTSDANANSTKDKTLDDSSDDEPLIKKKTTFAPPKKVEKKENTPPRSNGTNNKSTDGDSDNEPLIRKASSKPEKKLPKESDDTKKTDANTDDDSDNEPLIKKASSRPAKKPSSVPPKKSADRKKKDLNTDDESDNEPLVKKVSSKPARKSVSVPPKKSVDRKKTDLNTDDDSDNGPLIKKGSSKAAKKPPKESADAKKTDSNTDDDSDNEPLVKKVRVSSRAAKKPPAKKSVDTKTTDSNTDEDSDYEPLIKKAKASSRPAKKPPSKKPADRKKTDSNTDEDSDYDPLIKKAKVSSRPAKKPLSKNFADRKKTDSNTDDDSDNEPKNAKVSSRAAKKPPSKKSVDTKTTDSNTDEDSDNEPLIKKAKVSSRPAKKPPSKKPAERKKTESPDEDDSSDDEPLNETAKRLPRKTKAAVVPASPVIKSKRTAARKKVKYADSSSDSSDDEQLVAIKRKNGNKKAITKRKDRSRKDSSSSGGRSDDDDDVPLVKVTSKKSKPVKRNTKRSTVSRSSASKKRQDLSDESSEDEALINLAKKTQRKTKAKASTPRKRKAAARKPTKKTVTDSSNSSSDDEPLMETHPPHPQVTKILKVLLERCDCEAAGATGSLKETRTEETPAAEKPTEEDSEGKKDSSDEEKVEETSSSI, from the exons GGAATAACAGCTCCAGCTCTGAGGATGATTTCATCCCTTTGTCAAAGCTCCTGATGAAACAACCCAACGAGGGGAAGAAGTCACGTGACAACAGCCACAGCTTCACCTCTGACGCCAACGCTAATTCAACAAAGGACAAAA CTTTGGATGATTCTTCAGACGATGAGCCgctgataaaaaagaaaaccaccTTTGCACCACCCAAGAAAgtagagaaaaaggaaaacacaccgCCCAGATCTAATGGCACAAATAACAAGAGCACAG ATGGTGATTCAGATAACGAACCTCTGATTAGAAAAGCCTCCTCCAAACCTGAAAAGAAACTGCCGAAAGAATCTGATGATACGAAGAAGACAG ATGCGAACACAGACGACGACTCGGACAACGAACCTCTGATTAAAAAGGCCTCCTCCAGACCTGCAAAGAAACCTTCCTCAGTGCcaccaaaaaaatctgctgaCAGGAAGAAGAAAG ATTTGAACACAGATGATGAGTCAGATAACGAACCTCTGGTCAAAAAAGTCTCCTCCAAACCCGCAAGGAAGTCGGTCTCAGTGCcaccaaaaaaatctgttgatAGGAAGAAGACAG ATTTGAACACAGATGATGACTCGGACAACGGACCTCTGATAAAAAAAGGGTCTTCCAAAGCTGCAAAGAAGCCGCCAAAAGAATCTGCTGATGCAAAGAAGACAG atTCGAACACAGATGACGATTCTGACAATGAACCTCTGGTTAAAAAGGTCAGAGTCTCCTCCAGAGCTGCAAAGAAACCTCCTGCAAAGAAATCTGTTGACACAAAGACAACAG ATTCAAACACAGATGAAGATTCTGACTACGAGCCTCTGATTAAAAAGGCCAAAGCCTCCTCCAGACCTGCAAAGAAACCTCCCTCAAAAAAACCTGCTGACAGGAAGAAGACAG attCAAACACAGATGAGGATTCTGACTACGATCCTCTGATTAAAAAGGCCAAAGTCTCCTCCAGACCTGCAAAGAAACCTCTCTCAAAAAATTTTGCTGACAGGAAGAAGACAG ATTCAAACACAGATGATGACTCTGACAATGAGCCTAAAAACGCCAAAGTCTCCTCCAGAGCTGCAAAGAAACCTCCCTCAAAAAAGTCTGTTGATACGAAGACGACAG attCAAACACAGATGAGGATTCTGACAATGAGCCTCTGATTAAAAAGGCCAAAGTCTCCTCTAGACCTGCAAAGAAACCTCCCTCAAAAAAACCTGCTGAGAGGAAGAAGACAG AGTCACCGGATGAGGATGACAGTTCTGATGATGAACCTCTGAATGAAACTGCCAAGAGACTTCCCCGTAAGACAAAAGCAGCCGTTGTCCCAGCGAGCCCAGTTATTAAATCCAAAAGGACTGCAGCAAGGAAAAAAG tTAAATACGCCGACTCTTCCAGCGACAGCTCAGACGATGAGCAGCTGGTGGCCATAAAGAGGAAGAATGGAAATAAGAAAGCGATAACGAAACGTAAAGACAGATCACGAAAAG ATTCGTCATCCTCAGGCGGCAGGTcagacgatgatgatgatgttcctTTGGTGAAAGTCACCTCAAAGAAAAGTAAACCAgtgaagagaaacacaaaaaggagCACCGTGTCCCGGAGCAGTGCATCAAAAAAGAGACAAG ATCTCAGTGATGAAAGCTCAGAAGACGAAGCTTTGATTAATCtggcaaaaaagacacaaagaaaaacaaaagccaaGGCTTCGACTCCGAGGAAGAGGAAGGCAGCTGCTAGAAAGCCAACAAAGAAGACAGTGACAG ATTCATCAAACAGCAGTTCAGATGATGAGCCTTTAATGGAGACCCACCCACCACACCCACAAGTGACCAAAATCCTCAAAGTCCTACTAGAGAGGTGTGACTGTGAGGCCGCTGGAGCAACAGGGAGCTTGAAGGAAACCAGAACAG AGGAAACACCGGCGGCTGAAAAACCCACGGAGGAAGACTCCGAGGGTAAGAAGGATTCATCAGACGAAGAAAAAGTGGAAGAAACAAGCTCCTCCATCTAA